One [Clostridium] saccharolyticum WM1 DNA segment encodes these proteins:
- a CDS encoding DegT/DnrJ/EryC1/StrS family aminotransferase, whose amino-acid sequence MLPEEKECHARIRSGSKSMDKEEDILVTRASMPSYEEFIEEIKPIWDTAWMTNMGEFHETLMEQLKEYLKVQKLLLFVNGHMALEMALQAMDLSGEVITTPFSFASTTHAIVRNNLTPVFCDIRKEDYTIDADQIETLITDKTSAILPVHVYGNVCDIDKIEKIAKKHNLKVIYDAAHAFGVEVNGRGIGTYGDASMFSFHATKVYNTIEGGAVTFQDPSLEILFNYLKNFGITGKETVEYIGGNAKMNEFQAAMGICNLRHVKDNIEMRWLVTERYRKHLTGIPGIRLTEPKQGIRQNYAYFPVAFDGFSLTRNEVYELLASHHIYARKYFYPLITDFECYREQFSGVSLPVAKKAADSVLTLPLYAGLPLDQVDRICGIILEAR is encoded by the coding sequence ATGTTACCAGAAGAGAAGGAATGCCATGCAAGAATACGGTCCGGTTCAAAAAGCATGGACAAGGAAGAGGATATATTAGTGACCAGGGCATCAATGCCTTCCTATGAAGAGTTTATAGAAGAGATCAAACCCATCTGGGATACTGCCTGGATGACCAATATGGGGGAATTTCATGAAACGCTGATGGAGCAGTTAAAGGAGTATTTAAAAGTACAGAAGCTGCTTTTATTCGTCAATGGGCATATGGCGCTTGAAATGGCGCTCCAGGCCATGGATTTATCCGGCGAAGTGATCACCACTCCGTTTTCCTTTGCTTCCACCACCCATGCCATTGTGAGAAATAACTTAACCCCGGTATTCTGTGATATCCGAAAAGAGGATTATACCATTGATGCAGATCAGATTGAAACACTCATAACGGACAAGACTTCTGCAATTTTACCGGTTCATGTTTATGGAAATGTATGTGATATTGATAAAATTGAGAAAATCGCGAAAAAGCATAATTTAAAGGTAATTTATGATGCGGCTCATGCTTTCGGCGTGGAGGTGAACGGAAGGGGAATCGGGACCTATGGAGACGCTTCCATGTTCAGCTTTCATGCCACAAAGGTGTATAATACCATTGAAGGCGGGGCTGTGACCTTTCAGGATCCGTCTCTGGAGATTCTGTTTAATTATTTAAAAAACTTCGGTATCACCGGCAAGGAGACCGTGGAGTACATCGGCGGTAACGCGAAAATGAATGAATTTCAGGCAGCCATGGGCATCTGCAATCTTCGCCATGTAAAGGACAACATTGAAATGCGCTGGCTGGTGACAGAACGGTACCGGAAGCATTTGACCGGCATTCCCGGGATCCGGCTGACGGAGCCGAAACAAGGCATCCGCCAGAATTATGCGTACTTTCCTGTTGCATTTGACGGCTTTTCCCTGACAAGGAATGAGGTATATGAGCTGCTGGCTTCTCATCATATCTATGCCAGGAAATATTTTTATCCTCTGATTACAGATTTTGAATGCTATCGGGAGCAATTTTCAGGAGTCTCCCTCCCGGTTGCAAAAAAGGCGGCGGACAGCGTTCTGACGCTGCCTTTGTACGCAGGACTTCCCCTGGATCAGGTGGACCGCATCTGCGGCATTATTTTAGAGGCCAGATAA
- the glf gene encoding UDP-galactopyranose mutase — translation MKKYDYVLVGSGLYSGVFAYLARQNGKKCLVVEKRDHIGGNIYCEEIEHIHVHRYGAHIFHTSNKKVWQFVNELAEFNRYTNSPVANFKGEMYNMPFNMNTFSRMWGISTPAEAKARIEEQKASITGEPKNLEEQAISLVGRDIYEKLVKGYTEKQWGRDCKDLPAFIIKRLPVRFTYDNNYFNDLYQGIPIGGYNVIMEKLFEGCDMEMGVDYLEHKEYYDGLGERVVYTGTIDGYYGYQFGKLEYRSLRFETQVVDTDNYQGVAVVNYTDRETPYTRIIEHKHFEFGTQPKTVITREYSVDWSEGMEPYYPVNDERNQELYQKYAALAEKEDQVIFGGRLGEYKYYDMDKVIESAMSRVEKELG, via the coding sequence ATGAAAAAATATGATTATGTGCTGGTGGGCAGCGGCCTCTATTCCGGCGTTTTTGCTTACCTGGCAAGGCAAAATGGAAAAAAATGCCTTGTAGTAGAGAAAAGGGACCATATAGGAGGCAATATTTACTGCGAGGAAATAGAACACATCCATGTGCACCGCTACGGAGCCCATATTTTCCACACCAGCAACAAGAAGGTCTGGCAGTTTGTAAATGAACTGGCAGAGTTTAACCGCTATACCAACAGCCCGGTGGCAAATTTTAAGGGTGAAATGTATAATATGCCCTTCAATATGAATACCTTCAGCAGGATGTGGGGAATATCCACACCGGCGGAGGCGAAGGCCAGGATCGAGGAGCAGAAAGCTTCCATAACCGGTGAACCGAAGAACCTGGAAGAGCAGGCCATCAGCCTTGTGGGAAGAGATATTTATGAAAAGCTGGTGAAAGGCTACACGGAGAAGCAGTGGGGAAGAGACTGTAAGGATCTCCCTGCCTTTATCATCAAACGCCTTCCCGTCCGTTTCACTTATGACAACAATTATTTTAATGACTTGTACCAGGGAATCCCCATTGGCGGATACAATGTGATCATGGAAAAGCTGTTTGAGGGCTGTGACATGGAAATGGGCGTGGACTACCTGGAACATAAGGAATATTATGACGGACTGGGAGAACGGGTGGTCTATACGGGAACCATTGATGGCTATTACGGATACCAGTTCGGAAAGCTGGAATACCGGAGTTTACGGTTTGAAACCCAGGTGGTGGATACGGATAATTACCAGGGGGTGGCTGTGGTGAACTATACGGACCGGGAGACTCCCTATACCAGAATCATTGAGCATAAGCACTTTGAATTCGGGACACAGCCAAAGACCGTGATCACCAGGGAGTATTCTGTAGACTGGAGCGAGGGCATGGAACCTTACTATCCGGTTAATGATGAACGCAATCAGGAATTGTACCAAAAATATGCTGCTCTGGCTGAAAAGGAAGACCAGGTGATTTTCGGCGGACGGTTAGGGGAATATAAATACTATGACATGGACAAGGTCATTGAATCTGCCATGAGCCGGGTGGAAAAGGAATTAGGGTGA
- a CDS encoding ABC transporter permease → MKAGGKKHGMSLGTLSRWCGEYSFIIVFVLIFMVYALTSNGLTWSGIMNIFRHSAVVGIIGLGMGLICMTGEIDLSVGSMLALNSGLSVILFNITDSILATLVFALLFGAVCGLANGLLVGYVKMPAFIVTLATMLIFRSFAQYICQHIDKALAGGGSSVYRMIKELSSYQPFYGLGNGKVLTIPIVGVILIFITALFVYITTSTKYGKKVYAVGSNAKGAQMAGINVSLMKVSVFALGGILTGLASFLWVAMNASSDPATTGNSYEMYAIAAVVLGGISMSGGKGKCLGILFGAMSYTIIDKIIVALKMDSLINDAIKGIILILVIVVQIMGPRIRERMTRHH, encoded by the coding sequence ATGAAGGCAGGAGGAAAGAAACATGGAATGTCTCTGGGCACTTTGTCCAGATGGTGCGGGGAATACAGCTTTATCATCGTATTTGTGCTGATTTTTATGGTGTATGCCTTAACCAGCAACGGACTGACCTGGAGCGGTATCATGAATATTTTCCGCCATTCGGCAGTGGTGGGGATCATCGGCCTGGGAATGGGTCTGATCTGCATGACAGGAGAAATCGATTTGTCGGTAGGTTCCATGCTGGCCTTAAACAGCGGGTTATCGGTGATCCTGTTTAACATTACGGATAGTATTTTGGCCACATTGGTGTTTGCACTCTTGTTCGGTGCGGTCTGCGGCCTGGCCAACGGTCTCCTGGTCGGATATGTAAAAATGCCGGCGTTTATCGTTACCCTGGCCACTATGCTGATCTTCCGTTCCTTTGCCCAGTATATCTGCCAGCATATTGACAAGGCTCTGGCAGGAGGCGGAAGCAGCGTGTACCGGATGATCAAGGAGCTGTCTTCCTACCAGCCGTTTTACGGTCTGGGAAACGGAAAAGTCCTGACCATTCCCATTGTAGGGGTGATCCTGATTTTTATAACAGCATTATTTGTTTACATAACGACCAGCACCAAGTACGGAAAGAAGGTCTATGCGGTGGGCAGCAATGCAAAGGGCGCTCAGATGGCAGGGATCAATGTGAGCCTGATGAAGGTGTCCGTATTTGCGCTTGGGGGAATCCTGACAGGGCTTGCTTCCTTTTTGTGGGTGGCCATGAATGCTTCCTCTGATCCGGCCACAACGGGAAACAGCTATGAAATGTATGCCATTGCAGCAGTGGTATTGGGCGGCATCAGTATGTCAGGAGGGAAAGGAAAATGCCTGGGAATCCTGTTTGGAGCCATGTCCTATACCATCATTGATAAGATCATCGTTGCCCTGAAGATGGATTCCTTAATTAATGATGCCATTAAAGGGATCATTCTGATACTGGTGATTGTGGTACAGATCATGGGGCCAAGGATCAGGGAACGGATGACAAGGCATCATTAA
- a CDS encoding ATP-binding cassette domain-containing protein, translating into MSLLEMNGICKAFNGVPVLKGVRLKVKQGEVHALLGENGAGKSTLMNVLTGVFPKDSGTIAFDGKEIHTITIRHSEELGIAFVHQELNLFNDLRVYENIFLGKEYINRLGKLNKRKMMDETKELFHELGVDINPGELVANLKTSQKQMLEIAKALFFKAKLLILDEPTTSLNNEEVKHLFGIVNHLKKTGTSFIFISHKMPEIFELADRFTVFRNGEFIGDGAIGDTTPEAVTSLMVGKNYSSGEVYERRRPGEVVLELQDFRTWI; encoded by the coding sequence ATGAGTTTATTGGAAATGAATGGGATTTGTAAGGCATTTAACGGAGTCCCGGTATTAAAGGGAGTCCGCTTAAAGGTGAAGCAGGGGGAGGTCCATGCCCTGTTGGGAGAAAACGGGGCAGGGAAATCCACCCTGATGAATGTACTGACAGGAGTATTTCCCAAGGACAGCGGAACGATTGCATTTGACGGCAAAGAGATCCATACCATCACCATCAGACATTCGGAGGAACTGGGAATTGCCTTTGTCCATCAGGAACTGAATTTATTTAATGACCTTAGGGTTTATGAAAATATTTTTCTTGGAAAAGAGTACATAAACAGGCTGGGAAAGCTGAACAAACGAAAGATGATGGATGAAACCAAAGAGCTGTTCCATGAGCTGGGAGTTGACATAAATCCAGGAGAGCTGGTTGCAAATTTAAAGACCAGCCAAAAACAGATGCTGGAGATTGCAAAGGCACTGTTTTTCAAGGCAAAGCTGCTGATTCTGGATGAACCAACCACATCCTTAAACAATGAAGAAGTAAAGCATTTGTTCGGAATCGTCAATCACTTAAAAAAGACAGGGACTTCTTTTATTTTCATTTCCCATAAAATGCCGGAGATCTTTGAATTGGCGGACCGGTTTACGGTATTTCGCAACGGGGAGTTTATAGGTGACGGGGCCATTGGGGATACGACTCCGGAAGCGGTGACCAGCCTGATGGTAGGAAAGAATTATTCCTCCGGAGAAGTCTATGAAAGGCGGAGGCCCGGGGAAGTGGTGCTGGAGCTTCAGGATTTCAGGACCTGGATTTGA
- a CDS encoding ATP-binding cassette domain-containing protein → MKGGGPGKWCWSFRISGPGFELVTLQAKKGQIIGLTGLQGSGSSELLQCMFGVTRAVSGEMRVRGKRVPAHSIHKAMKSKIAMLASNRKENSVIPDMNLLENMYLAEHTLSAGRPHIQKPREEEKFIRYQALLNIKARSSRDSILSLSGGNQQKVFIARWLNTDADILLFDNPTQGIDVGAKAEIYKLILEMAKKGKTILINTLEIPEIQKVADCCAVFYNGRIIKILDHEEINESTVMLYSTNAVNQEIGG, encoded by the coding sequence ATGAAAGGCGGAGGCCCGGGGAAGTGGTGCTGGAGCTTCAGGATTTCAGGACCTGGATTTGAGCTGGTGACCCTGCAGGCCAAAAAAGGTCAGATCATCGGCCTGACCGGGCTTCAAGGCTCAGGAAGCAGCGAGCTGCTGCAGTGCATGTTTGGGGTTACAAGGGCGGTATCAGGGGAGATGAGGGTCAGAGGAAAACGGGTGCCGGCTCATTCCATTCATAAGGCCATGAAATCAAAAATCGCCATGCTGGCTTCCAACCGGAAAGAAAATTCTGTTATTCCTGACATGAACCTGCTGGAAAACATGTATCTGGCGGAGCACACCCTGTCGGCAGGCAGGCCCCACATCCAAAAGCCAAGGGAAGAAGAGAAGTTTATAAGGTATCAGGCCCTTTTGAATATCAAAGCCAGAAGCAGCCGGGATTCTATTTTATCTTTAAGCGGCGGAAATCAGCAAAAGGTGTTTATTGCCAGATGGCTGAATACGGATGCAGATATACTGCTGTTTGATAATCCCACCCAGGGAATCGACGTAGGGGCTAAGGCAGAGATTTACAAGCTGATACTGGAAATGGCGAAAAAGGGAAAAACGATTCTTATCAATACCCTGGAAATACCGGAGATCCAGAAGGTGGCTGATTGCTGTGCGGTTTTTTATAACGGCAGGATTATCAAAATTCTGGACCACGAGGAAATCAATGAGTCAACGGTCATGCTGTATTCCACAAATGCCGTGAACCAGGAAATAGGAGGATAA
- a CDS encoding glycosyltransferase family 8 protein, protein MNVVYASNDNYARHLAVSLYSLLDHNRDLNDIHVYVLSMGLSGVTKERLKTVTDEFGRKLTVMELGDLKARFSYKVDTGGFDLSIMARLFVGEVLPEETSRILYLDCDTVVLSSLKNLWETDLKSSLLGAVMEPTIYPSIKEEIGLLPSEPYYNSGVLLIDMNRWKKENAQKMLLDFYCAKGGKLFAGDQDTINGALKGRIKPLSPRYNFFTNYRYYRYSHLVRLSPVYGKLTEKGFKEAKKHPAILHFMGDERPWKEGNFNHYRRAYDHYLSLTPWAGAPKEKGTRLYMAAYHLMDYATFLCPPVRDFVSARFGMKVINSRKGT, encoded by the coding sequence ATGAACGTTGTATACGCTTCCAACGATAATTATGCCAGGCATCTGGCTGTATCCCTTTACTCTCTTTTGGATCACAACAGGGACTTAAATGACATCCATGTATACGTTTTATCCATGGGCTTATCCGGGGTTACAAAGGAACGGCTTAAAACGGTAACGGATGAATTCGGGCGTAAGCTGACTGTCATGGAACTGGGAGATTTAAAAGCCCGTTTTTCCTATAAGGTGGATACGGGAGGCTTTGATCTAAGCATTATGGCCCGGCTGTTCGTTGGAGAGGTCCTCCCGGAGGAAACCAGCCGGATACTGTATTTAGACTGTGATACAGTGGTGCTTTCTTCCTTAAAAAATCTATGGGAAACGGACTTAAAGTCCTCCCTTTTAGGCGCAGTGATGGAGCCTACCATATATCCTTCTATTAAGGAAGAAATCGGTCTGCTGCCATCAGAGCCTTATTATAATTCCGGTGTCCTGCTCATTGATATGAACCGCTGGAAAAAGGAAAACGCCCAGAAGATGCTTCTGGATTTTTACTGCGCCAAGGGCGGTAAACTGTTTGCAGGGGACCAGGATACCATTAACGGAGCGCTGAAAGGCAGAATCAAGCCTTTATCGCCCCGGTATAATTTTTTTACCAATTACCGCTATTACCGGTACAGCCATCTGGTAAGGCTGTCCCCTGTTTATGGGAAGCTTACAGAAAAAGGATTTAAAGAGGCAAAAAAACATCCTGCCATCCTGCATTTTATGGGAGATGAAAGGCCCTGGAAAGAGGGGAATTTCAACCACTACCGCAGGGCTTACGATCATTATCTCTCTCTCACCCCTTGGGCAGGAGCGCCTAAGGAAAAGGGAACCCGGCTTTATATGGCAGCCTATCATCTGATGGACTATGCGACCTTTTTATGTCCGCCCGTCAGGGACTTTGTGAGCGCCAGGTTCGGGATGAAGGTGATTAATTCCAGAAAGGGTACATAA
- a CDS encoding glycosyltransferase family 2 protein produces MNISCIILNYNDAETTISLVNSIINYKTLDSIVVVDNCSADDSLSKLKRIAGGRIHVIASERNGGYGYGNNLGIRYAYGTLHASHVLIANPDVKVSEDCIKAMKDSFLKLNRLGVAAAVTRDGAGTVTLSSWRINGLAGDLLDTGLITRRLFAPWLNDRPELQAGSTKAGAKERLEGYPAAQNERQEREDERYVSVDAVPGSLFMADIHALMDCGLYDEEVFLYYEEKILGYQLKKMGYQTVLLLDRSYVHLHSVSIDKSVKSILKKQALLHKSKLHYYKKYLKINRFQECLVRAFLGFLMGEIWFLTKILGLSW; encoded by the coding sequence ATGAACATTAGCTGTATCATTCTCAATTACAATGACGCAGAAACCACCATCAGCCTTGTGAATTCCATAATTAATTATAAAACCCTGGATTCCATAGTGGTTGTGGACAACTGTTCCGCCGACGATTCCCTTTCAAAGCTGAAAAGGATTGCCGGGGGCAGGATCCATGTTATAGCTTCAGAAAGGAATGGAGGATATGGCTACGGCAATAATCTGGGGATCCGGTATGCTTACGGGACACTTCATGCTTCCCACGTGCTTATCGCGAATCCTGATGTAAAGGTTTCAGAGGATTGTATTAAGGCCATGAAAGATTCCTTTTTGAAATTAAACCGGCTGGGTGTTGCGGCGGCAGTCACCAGGGATGGGGCAGGTACCGTCACTCTGTCAAGCTGGCGCATCAACGGTCTGGCAGGGGATCTGCTGGATACAGGTCTAATTACCAGACGTCTTTTTGCCCCCTGGCTTAATGACAGGCCGGAGCTGCAGGCTGGGAGCACCAAGGCAGGGGCAAAGGAACGTCTTGAGGGATACCCCGCAGCACAAAATGAAAGGCAGGAAAGAGAGGACGAGCGTTACGTTTCCGTAGATGCGGTTCCAGGCTCCCTTTTTATGGCGGATATCCATGCTTTAATGGATTGCGGACTTTATGACGAAGAAGTCTTTTTATATTATGAAGAAAAGATTCTGGGTTATCAGCTAAAGAAAATGGGGTATCAGACGGTGCTCCTTTTGGACCGGTCCTATGTGCATCTCCACTCCGTATCCATTGATAAAAGTGTGAAATCCATTTTAAAGAAGCAGGCTCTCCTTCATAAGAGCAAGCTTCATTATTATAAAAAATATCTGAAGATCAACCGGTTTCAGGAATGCCTGGTAAGAGCGTTCCTGGGCTTTCTTATGGGCGAAATCTGGTTTTTGACTAAAATCCTGGGTTTGTCCTGGTAG
- a CDS encoding glycosyltransferase family 2 protein, translating to MRMVSVLLASYNGEKYIRDQLESILNQTLSDLSVVISDDCSTDGTPAVIREYEERYPGRIRSLRNRERSGSAQDNFFRLLSSVSDEYVMLCDQDDVWIQDKAEVSLREMKRLEAQWGTEIPLLVHGDLSVTDGEGRILHESMAKYQKIAVHDNRFSHYLVENNITGNTAMVNRAFLRLLAEIPEECAMHDWWLGLLASCFGRISYLARPLVLYRQHGKNQVGSKSSKEQYAERIRNQDAVRENYRKMFVQAQQFLKLYGNKMSPEKRETLKQFIALPGKNRAEKIYIIWKYKLMKSTPIRTLGQMFSI from the coding sequence ATGCGTATGGTATCGGTGCTTCTTGCATCCTATAATGGAGAAAAATATATACGGGATCAGCTGGAATCCATATTAAACCAGACGCTTTCCGATTTATCCGTGGTGATTTCCGATGACTGTTCTACAGACGGGACTCCTGCCGTCATCCGGGAATATGAAGAGCGGTATCCGGGCCGCATAAGGAGCCTGAGGAACAGGGAGAGGTCCGGAAGTGCCCAGGATAATTTTTTCCGTCTGCTTTCATCGGTGTCTGATGAGTATGTCATGCTTTGCGATCAGGATGATGTGTGGATTCAGGATAAGGCAGAAGTTTCTTTAAGGGAAATGAAAAGACTGGAGGCGCAGTGGGGAACTGAGATCCCCCTGCTGGTTCACGGGGATCTTTCCGTAACGGATGGGGAGGGCCGCATTCTTCATGAATCCATGGCAAAATACCAGAAAATTGCCGTACATGACAACCGGTTCAGCCATTATCTGGTGGAGAACAATATTACCGGGAATACGGCTATGGTCAACAGGGCGTTTCTGCGGCTGCTTGCTGAAATTCCGGAGGAATGCGCCATGCATGACTGGTGGCTTGGTCTTTTGGCAAGCTGTTTCGGTAGGATCTCTTACCTTGCCCGACCCCTGGTTCTTTACCGGCAGCACGGAAAGAACCAGGTAGGATCCAAAAGCAGTAAGGAACAGTATGCAGAGCGGATCAGGAATCAGGATGCTGTCCGGGAAAATTACAGGAAAATGTTTGTGCAGGCACAGCAGTTTTTAAAGCTTTATGGAAATAAGATGTCCCCGGAGAAAAGGGAGACTCTGAAGCAATTTATTGCGCTTCCCGGGAAAAACCGGGCGGAAAAAATCTATATTATTTGGAAATACAAATTAATGAAAAGCACCCCGATAAGGACGCTGGGCCAGATGTTTTCCATCTGA
- a CDS encoding glycosyltransferase family protein, giving the protein MNQWRDEKKRAFLALLFILILQAGVMCWFGNRKQGYFIDEIYSFGLSNGYYKPFITSYGDKIFDQWADKTVIDDYMTVQKGERFAYGSVIYNQSQDVHPPLFYLLLHTVSSFFPGRYSKWFGIGINLVCFLISGGFLWLLGSRLMKCPWLGLVPVTIWGFSAGAVSYTIYIRMYMVMTLFTVLSGYLHERMEEEGQTWLKLLLIFVVTVCGLLTQYYFVIYAFFLSGVYFLWKLWKKAFKEAFLYAAVLFGGVGTAVLLFPSFITQITRKDEIVAQETRKNIGSIDTLITNLKSYGYGIHSDFLSGSFKAVPLILLLAAAAVAAAFFLGRQKKKEALGKSQELGGWLFLISCPAAVFIIASVAVVPSPRYICSLYPLLVLAGIWLLWRMTKHCLPAMRTAMVLFSVLFLCLSLSSYRHGFVQYLYRDEPVRLEEAKKYGNLPCLYVTNYRMAALTQDLRTLSCFKEFYVTNREGLATVDQILEGKEASRGILVTVDNNSFWGSGYDGEEVVRIISEKTGLRAVKCVFAQELSVTYLLEG; this is encoded by the coding sequence ATGAATCAGTGGAGGGATGAAAAGAAAAGGGCTTTCCTGGCCTTACTATTTATTCTTATACTTCAGGCAGGAGTCATGTGCTGGTTTGGAAACCGGAAACAGGGCTATTTTATCGATGAAATTTATTCCTTTGGACTTTCCAACGGTTATTATAAGCCATTTATCACTTCCTACGGGGATAAGATCTTTGACCAATGGGCGGATAAGACAGTCATTGACGATTACATGACCGTACAAAAGGGAGAGCGTTTTGCATATGGCTCCGTCATCTACAATCAGAGCCAGGATGTGCATCCGCCGTTGTTTTATCTCCTCCTCCATACGGTCAGTTCCTTTTTTCCGGGAAGGTATTCCAAGTGGTTTGGCATCGGGATCAATCTGGTATGCTTTCTGATAAGCGGGGGATTCCTGTGGCTTCTGGGAAGTCGGCTTATGAAATGTCCCTGGCTGGGGCTTGTACCTGTGACCATCTGGGGATTTTCTGCAGGCGCGGTCAGTTATACCATTTACATCCGCATGTATATGGTGATGACTCTTTTTACGGTGCTGAGCGGGTATCTTCACGAAAGGATGGAGGAAGAAGGACAGACATGGCTGAAGCTCCTTCTCATCTTTGTGGTAACGGTCTGCGGGCTGCTGACCCAATACTATTTTGTCATCTACGCATTTTTTCTCTCCGGAGTTTACTTTCTGTGGAAGCTTTGGAAAAAGGCTTTTAAGGAAGCGTTTCTTTACGCAGCCGTTTTATTTGGCGGGGTGGGCACGGCGGTTTTACTCTTCCCTTCCTTCATTACCCAGATCACCAGGAAGGATGAAATCGTAGCCCAGGAGACGAGAAAGAACATCGGCAGCATAGATACTCTGATTACCAATTTAAAATCTTACGGCTACGGGATCCATTCGGATTTTCTCTCCGGTAGTTTCAAGGCGGTTCCGTTGATCCTTCTATTGGCAGCAGCGGCTGTGGCAGCGGCCTTTTTTCTTGGCCGACAGAAAAAGAAAGAAGCTTTGGGCAAATCCCAAGAGTTGGGCGGCTGGCTTTTTTTGATTTCCTGTCCTGCTGCGGTTTTCATCATTGCGTCTGTGGCTGTGGTACCTTCTCCCCGCTATATTTGCAGTCTTTATCCCTTGCTGGTCCTTGCCGGGATCTGGTTGTTATGGCGCATGACAAAACACTGTCTGCCTGCCATGAGGACTGCTATGGTCCTTTTTTCGGTTCTGTTTTTGTGTCTCTCCCTATCTTCTTACCGCCACGGCTTTGTACAGTATTTATACAGGGATGAACCGGTAAGGCTTGAGGAAGCAAAAAAATACGGGAATCTTCCCTGCCTGTATGTGACCAATTACCGGATGGCGGCCCTAACCCAGGACTTAAGGACTCTCTCCTGTTTTAAGGAGTTTTATGTGACAAACCGGGAAGGACTTGCAACGGTGGATCAGATCCTGGAAGGTAAGGAGGCAAGCCGTGGAATCCTTGTCACTGTAGATAACAACAGTTTTTGGGGAAGCGGTTATGATGGGGAGGAAGTGGTTCGGATAATCTCTGAGAAAACCGGGCTTCGGGCGGTGAAGTGCGTGTTTGCCCAGGAGCTTTCCGTAACCTATTTGCTGGAAGGCTGA
- a CDS encoding 1-aminocyclopropane-1-carboxylate deaminase/D-cysteine desulfhydrase, with translation MNDVMFKTPVQEIRLSDTADRMFIKRDDLMGFSFGGNKVRIAWEFFQDMKEKGCDCLVAYGSSRSNMCRALSNLCSRYGIPCYVLTPREDLVEEGTFNSWMVKWFGAHIRFCHKSNVAEGVDKLMAELKSKGYRPYYIFGDRYGKGNEKAAARAYCQAYRELLEYEEDHELHFDRIFLASGTGMTQGGLMAGQRQYGGHARITGISVARPSCRGKSEVARFAEVDPEDVDFEDGYVCGGYGLYDGDIESVIRMMMERFGIPLDPTYTGKAFSGMLKYLKARPHEPENILFIHTGGTPLYFDYLNAVWDRKQAAKEITNNRCTGQ, from the coding sequence ATGAACGATGTAATGTTTAAGACTCCTGTACAGGAGATCAGGCTTTCGGATACCGCCGACAGGATGTTTATAAAGCGGGATGATCTGATGGGTTTTTCCTTTGGAGGCAACAAGGTCCGCATTGCCTGGGAATTTTTCCAGGATATGAAAGAGAAGGGCTGTGACTGTCTGGTGGCTTATGGAAGCAGCCGGTCCAATATGTGCCGCGCCCTGTCCAACTTATGCAGCAGATATGGGATTCCCTGTTACGTTCTCACTCCCAGGGAAGATTTGGTGGAGGAAGGGACCTTTAACAGCTGGATGGTTAAGTGGTTTGGTGCTCACATCCGTTTCTGCCATAAAAGCAATGTGGCGGAAGGGGTGGATAAGCTTATGGCAGAGCTGAAATCCAAAGGTTACCGTCCCTATTATATTTTCGGTGACCGTTATGGAAAGGGAAATGAAAAGGCAGCAGCCAGAGCCTATTGTCAGGCATACCGGGAATTGTTGGAATATGAGGAAGATCATGAGCTGCATTTTGACCGAATCTTTTTAGCCAGCGGGACCGGTATGACCCAGGGCGGTCTTATGGCAGGGCAGAGGCAGTATGGGGGACATGCCCGTATTACAGGGATTTCCGTTGCCCGTCCTTCTTGCCGGGGAAAAAGTGAAGTGGCCCGGTTTGCAGAAGTTGATCCGGAAGACGTAGATTTTGAAGACGGATATGTGTGCGGCGGCTATGGCCTTTATGACGGAGATATTGAGTCTGTGATCCGTATGATGATGGAACGCTTTGGAATCCCGCTGGACCCTACTTATACGGGAAAAGCGTTTTCCGGCATGCTGAAATATTTAAAAGCCAGGCCCCATGAACCGGAAAACATACTTTTTATCCATACGGGCGGGACTCCCCTGTATTTTGATTATTTAAACGCAGTATGGGATCGGAAGCAGGCGGCGAAGGAGATCACCAATAACCGCTGCACCGGGCAGTAG